Within Fusobacterium gonidiaformans ATCC 25563, the genomic segment GGAGAAGCAAATACAAAAAATAAATTAACTTCTTCTTCATCTAAAGATTTAAAATCTAATTTTTCACGACTGATTCCAAAAGCAATGGTTAATTGCTCCACAGCATCTGTTTTGGCATGAGGAATAGCAACTCCCTTACCGATCCCTGTACTTCCTAATTTTTCTCTTTCTAAAAGTGCCTTATAAATCACTTCTGAATTGGTTCCTATATGTGGAGCTTTTCCCATTAAAGTAGATAACTCTTTTAATACTTCATCTTTCGTTTTCGCTGTTAAATCTAAACAAATTAAATCTTCCGACATATAATCCGTAATCTTTACAATGTTTAACATCACAATCCCCCCATCATATATTGCTCGATAGAAACATCCATATCCAATTTTTCCTTGATATACAATTCCAATTTTTTTAATAAAAGAAGTAGTTTTTCCTCTGTATATCTATCCTCTTTATAAATATTTTCCATCTGTTTCTTCCAAATACATTCCACAATCTCTTTCTCTTCTGGATTCAAATGTATCAAAATTTCATCTACTCTAAAAATTCCTTCTTCTTTCATCAACACAAAAAGAAAATAGTTAAGTAATACAAGCTGTTTTTTCTTTGTTGCTTCCCGATTTAAATAATATAAACTATTTTTCAATAATTGAAATATTTTAGGAACACGATAACCTTCAAAAACGAAACGATTTACAAGAGCCAACAAATAAAAAGCGAAACTTAAAGAATCTAAATCTTGTCGAATAGCCATAAAGTTTTCAATAGAAGAAAAGTCACTTATTATGAACTGCTCTCCTTTTTTATACAACAATAAGTCTACATATGATAATGCTTCTGTTGCAACTTTATCTCTTTTTTTACTTTTTAAAATCCCTTTCACCGTCAGCTGTATTTTTCCAA encodes:
- a CDS encoding PTS sugar transporter subunit IIA; this encodes MLNIVKITDYMSEDLICLDLTAKTKDEVLKELSTLMGKAPHIGTNSEVIYKALLEREKLGSTGIGKGVAIPHAKTDAVEQLTIAFGISREKLDFKSLDEEEVNLFFVFASPNKDSHIYLKVLARISRFIREEEFRNTLLSCKTGKEVIECIREKEGVTL
- the recO gene encoding DNA repair protein RecO, whose product is MSKFIRNKAFVLGNYSFGEADRNLIVLTEDFGKIQLTVKGILKSKKRDKVATEALSYVDLLLYKKGEQFIISDFSSIENFMAIRQDLDSLSFAFYLLALVNRFVFEGYRVPKIFQLLKNSLYYLNREATKKKQLVLLNYFLFVLMKEEGIFRVDEILIHLNPEEKEIVECIWKKQMENIYKEDRYTEEKLLLLLKKLELYIKEKLDMDVSIEQYMMGGL